In a single window of the Cupriavidus basilensis genome:
- a CDS encoding HAD family hydrolase, translating into MEILDQSPAPAWPRAVLFDLLTALLDSWTVWNAAAGSQAQGRAWRAEYLKRTYGCGAYVPYEQLVREAAEHVGLPASAPEALDAGWDKLPAWDGARELLRALRPHCRLAVVTNCSERLGRRAADLLEIDWDVVVTSEQAGFYKPDPRPYQLALTQLGVQATDAAFVAGSGYDMFGTSAVGLRTYWHNRVGLALPAGAPVPEAEFATLEPALPWLRSFHAATRAATRAATRAATH; encoded by the coding sequence ATGGAAATCCTCGACCAATCGCCCGCCCCTGCCTGGCCACGCGCCGTCCTGTTCGACCTGCTCACCGCGCTGCTGGATTCCTGGACCGTATGGAACGCCGCCGCCGGCTCGCAGGCGCAAGGCCGGGCCTGGCGCGCGGAGTACCTGAAGCGCACCTACGGCTGCGGCGCCTACGTTCCCTATGAACAACTGGTGCGCGAGGCGGCCGAGCATGTCGGCCTGCCCGCCAGCGCGCCGGAGGCGCTCGACGCAGGCTGGGACAAGCTCCCCGCGTGGGATGGTGCCCGCGAACTGCTCCGTGCCCTGCGGCCGCATTGCCGCCTGGCGGTGGTCACGAACTGCTCCGAGCGGCTGGGGCGGCGCGCCGCGGACTTGCTGGAGATCGATTGGGATGTCGTGGTCACCTCCGAGCAAGCGGGCTTCTACAAGCCGGATCCGCGCCCCTACCAGCTTGCGCTGACGCAACTGGGCGTGCAGGCAACGGATGCCGCGTTTGTCGCCGGCTCGGGCTACGACATGTTCGGCACCTCGGCCGTGGGGCTGCGCACCTACTGGCACAACCGGGTCGGCCTGGCGCTGCCCGCCGGCGCGCCAGTGCCCGAAGCGGAATTCGCCACGCTGGAGCCCGCGCTGCCGTGGCTGCGGTCCTTTCATGCAGCAACCCGTGCGGCAACCCGTGCGGCAACCCGTGCGGCAACCCATTAA